A genomic window from Lotus japonicus ecotype B-129 chromosome 1, LjGifu_v1.2 includes:
- the LOC130733647 gene encoding uncharacterized protein LOC130733647, producing the protein MAKPTEDAELDAELDAAFGFPSEFPYEFDSFGAEPVDSNETENSDEEEDFFAGLTRRLSHETRKQQQLTVPMAESKDKTQQAMAGSPQSTLSGIGGWSGWSDGSPNGSTRVPSPTTTSLSENDAWDVLSAAAGQVARLKITGEASGLDFQNRGQLGSSGGGGGGSRSAFPPPIAVGNRHTPLNLSQIQYQQVEKTQPQCGSVWGRQAKSTTTWSTQQVQVQNRVRDLGYGYENAKCVRPLPRSSWHPLQVKLQNHQPPFGGSGSGSRPGSQGGSGVKRGCAGTGVFLPRQYGAPPPESCKKTNCAPVLVPAKVIHALNMNMNIDELNAARQPRLLNDLGVDYDALIARRNAILMQQRLILQRKEAASYEIRLPQEWTY; encoded by the exons ATGGCTAAACCTACAGAAGATGCTGAGCTCGATGCTGAGTTGGACGCCGCGTTCGGCTTCCCTTCTGAGTTCCCCTACGAGTTTGACTCGTTCGGAGCTGAACCGGTTGACTCGAATGAGACAGAGAacagcgacgaggaggaggatttCTTCGCCGGCTTGACTCGCCGGCTGAGTCACGAAACTCGGAAGCAGCAGCAACTCACTGTTCCCATGGCTGAG AGTAAGGACAAGACTCAGCAAGCCATGGCTGGCTCGCCTCAGTCTACGCTCAGCGGGATCGGAGGCTGGTCTGGTTGGAGCGACGGAAGCCCAAACGGGTCGACCCGGGTACCGTCGCCGACGACGACGTCGCTGTCTGAAAACGACGCCTGGGATGTGTTGTCCGCCGCCGCGGGGCAGGTGGCAAGGTTGAAGATCACCGGCGAGGCTTCCGGGCTTGATTTCCAAAACAGAGGACAACTGGGTAGcagtggcggcggcggcggcggtagTAGAAGTGCCTTTCCCCCACCCATTGCGGTGGGGAATCGCCACACACCGTTGAATCTCTCTCAG ATTCAGTACCAGCAGGTGGAGAAGACGCAGCCACAGTGTGGTTCTGTGTGGGGAAGACAAGCCAAGAGCACCACCACCTGGTCAACTCAGCAGGTTCAGGTTCAGAACAGAGTGCGTGATTTGGGGTATGGCTATGAGAATGCAAAATGCGTGCGCCCTTTGCCTCGTTCTTCATGGCACCCACTTCAGGTCAAGCTTCAAAACCACCAGCCACCGTTTGGCGGATCCGGGTCAGGGTCACGACCCGGGTCACAGGGTGGATCTGGTGTGAAAAGGGGTTGTGCTGGAACAGGGGTGTTCTTACCTCGACAATATGGGGCCCCTCCTCCGGAATCTTGCAAGAAAACAA ATTGTGCACCTGTTCTGGTTCCAGCTAAGGTGATCCATGCTCTGAACATGAACATGAACATTGATGAACTTAATGCTGCTAGACAACCACGCCTCTTGAATGATCTTGGTGTGGATTatg ATGCTTTGATTGCAAGAAGGAATGCTATTCTCATGCAGCAGAGATTAATCTTGCAGCGAAAAGAGGCTGCGAGCTATGAAATTCGCTTGCCTCAGGAATGGACTTACTAA
- the LOC130733649 gene encoding uncharacterized protein LOC130733649 — translation MWSSVLTVLNIVDEDGRGQSQAAGLILKMESFEFVFILKLMLKLLGITNELSKILQQKDLNIVLAMELVLVVKARLKTLRDSGWDDLFGDVQEFCGDECIPVPNMVKEIPVRGRSRKQGRTITNLHHYRAEIFYVAIDKICVEMDHRFSEGTNNVLDCFSCLDPKDSFSKFNVDKLAHLANIYHADFSNDDRGTIKVQLATYVLQVKSHASFSTCDNVASLAMKMVQTDKHLLFPLVYKLIELALILPVSTASVERAFSAMKIIKSKLRNKINDEWFNDLMICYIEREIFQSLNDVDILRTFAAKKTRRMHLPRDFT, via the coding sequence ATGTGGTCTTCTGTGTTAACGGTGCTTAATATAGTTGATGAAGATGGACGCGGACAATCTCAAGCAGCAGGTTTGATATTAAAAATGGAGAGCTTtgaatttgttttcattttgaAGCTTATGTTAAAGTTGTTGGGTATCACAAATGAGCTTTCAAAAATCTTGCAACAAAAAGATCTTAATATTGTGCTTGCCATGGAATTAGTTCTTGTTGTTAAAGCTCGGTTGAAGACATTAAGAGATAGTGGTTGGGATGATTTATTTGGTGATGTCCAAGAATTTTGTGGTGATGAATGTATTCCGGTGCCAAATATGGTTAAAGAAATACCGGTTCGGGGTCGTTCAAGGAAACAAGGGAGGACTATCACTAATCTTCACCATTACCGTGCAGAGATTTTTTATGTTGCTATTGACAAAATATGTGTGGAGATGGATCACCGCTTTAGTGAAGGAACTAATAATGTGCTTGATTGCTTCTCATGTCTTGACCCCAAAGACTCTTTCTCCAAGTttaatgttgataagcttgCTCATCTTGCTAATATTTATCATGCTGACTTTTCTAATGATGATCGTGGAACAATAAAGGTGCAACTTGCCACTTATGTACTTCAAGTGAAAAGTCATGCTTCCTTTTCTACTTGTGATAATGTTGCAAGTTTGGCTATGAAGATGGTTCAAACTGATAAACATTTATTATTTCCATTGGTCTACAAACTTATTGAGTTGGCTTTGATATTGCCGGTGTCGACAGCATCCGTTGAAAGAGCTTTTTCAGCAATGAAGATTATCAAGTCTAAATTGCGCAACAAGATCAACGATGAGTGGTTCAATGACTTGATGATATGTTACATCGAGCGGGAGATATTCCAGTCACTTAATGACGTTGATATTCTTCGAACATTTGCCGCAAAGAAGACTCGGAGAATGCATTTGCCCCGTGATTTTACTTAG